Part of the Acidimicrobiales bacterium genome is shown below.
AGTGGGGGATTGCCGCTTCGGGCTGGCCCTGGCGGTGCAGGTGCTGGCCCAGCTCGAACTCCGCCGCTGCCCGGGCCTCGTCCATGCCCCGGGGCGCGGAGCGGCGCACCACCTCGTCGGGGTCGAGCGCCCAGGGGCTGGAAGTGCCCCGATCCACCCAATCGCCCAGCGCGGCCATGTACGCAGCAGGGTCGCTCTTGATCTTGCGGGCCTCGGCCAGCATCTCGGCCATCTCGGGCGGCAGGCTGTCGATGTCGACCTTGGCGAAGATGTCCGAGGCCGGCGATCGGCCCGGGAAGGCGGGCTCCACCGGCCGGACCAGGACGCCGTCCTCGTCGATCCACGCGCCATTGGGAACGTTGACGACACCAAGCAGCTCGTCGAGCAGGTGAGCGGGGTCGAGGAGGGAAGGGTGCTCGGGACGGGCCGCCTCGATCCAGGGCCGGGCGGCCTCAGGTCCGACCGTGTCGAGGGCGACGGTGACG
Proteins encoded:
- a CDS encoding ResA-like WAxxUGC motif-containing protein, which codes for GNELALSSLRGQKVLLVAWASWUGCRFDLPVWQEVRQELHPKGLEIVTVALDTVGPEAARPWIEAARPEHPSLLDPAHLLDELLGVVNVPNGAWIDEDGVLVRPVEPAFPGRSPASDIFAKVDIDSLPPEMAEMLAEARKIKSDPAAYMAALGDWVDRGTSSPWALDPDEVVRRSAPRGMDEARAAAEFELGQHLHRQGQPEAAIPHFKEAHRLQPDNWTYRREAWNLVSPGNQGANGVYDSCWIDDIKAIGAENYYPALRQ